CGTCAGGTGATCAGCAAGGTTTTCGGCGACACCGTCGACGCCGACGCCGCCGTCGCAACGGAGGTCATCGCGGCAGGCAACCCCGAGCAGCGCGCCTCGCTGCGCACGGTATTCCAGGGCCGAAACCTGCGCCGCATTACGTTCTGCGGCCTCTTCTTCCTGTGCCAGGTGACCCCTCTGTTCGCGATCTACACCTTCGGCCCGGTCATCCTCGAGGCGTTCGGCCTGAACGAGGGCGTCATGGCATATGTCGGTTCCGCGCTGATCAGCCTGCTGTTCCTGATCGGCTGTGTGCCGGCGCTGCGATGGGTCGACAGCTGGGGGCGGCGCCCGCTGATTGTGTGGTCCTTCGGCCTGATGGCGATCCCGCTGGCAGTGCTCGGTATCGCGCCCACGGCCCCGATCGTCGTCATCGTGACCTGCTTCTGCCTGTACGCACTGTTCTCCGGCGGACCGAACGTCCTGGACTGGACGTACCCGAGCGAACTGTTTCCCACCGAGGTCCGGGCTACCGCGATCGGAATCTCCACCGGCATCAGCCGCATCGGGGCGGCCGTCGGAACGTTCCTGCTGCCGGTCTCGCTGGATGAGATCGGTGTGGGTCCGACCATGCTGATCGGCGCCGGGTTGACCGTCGTGGGCTTCGTCGCCTGCCTGGCATGGGCGGAGGAGACAAAGGACACCAACCTCGGTGACACTGTCCCGGCGCCTGCCGCGTAGCACGAGCGCCGACACGAAAAGCCGTTGTCACAGGTGTGCAACGGCTTTCGTGGTCCGAGGGCGGCGGATCAGACTGCCGTCGGTACCAGGGTGAACAAATGGCCCGCGAGGTCGGATCCGACGATAGCGCCGCTCTCGTCGCTGACACGAGCGCGAGTTGCCGTGTCAGCCGCGGACTCGTCACGCCGAGATGGCGTGCTCACTGACGGCAGTTCACCCCGTGCGCTGCACGGTCACGGCGTTCACGGTGGCGCGAGAGCGACCGCGGCACGATCTATGATGGGTCTTTCCGATTCCGGGCGCGGCGGGCCGCAAGCGCACGGGAAGCGACTCGGTCTGAGCGACAGCCGAATTCGGGTCTCCTCGGTCACCGACCGGGGAAGAAGGCAGGAGGTATGCGGGGTGGGCGTGGCAGCGCGATCTGGGGACCAGCGGGTAATTCGTGGTTGGCTGTGGAAGACCGGTGCAGTCATAGCAACCGCTGTGCTGGTGCCGTCGATCGGCGTGGCGGTGGCTACCGCCGCACCGATCTATGCACCGATATTGCGCGCACCGGTAGGCGGTTTCGAGGAACTCTTCGTGCCGTCCAGCATGGGGCCGATCAAAGTCCAGGTGCAGTGGGCGGCCCGCGGCGGGAGCGCGGCTCTCTACGTGCTCGACGGTCTCCGTGCGCCTGCCGACCACAGTCAGTGGACGACCGATACCGACGCGCTGCGCCAGTTCGCAGGCGATAACGTCACGTTGGTGTTCCCGGTCGGTGGTCGCTCGAGCTTCTACACCGACTGGTACCGACCGAGTAGTACCAACCGTCAGGCGTCGACGTACAAATGGGAGGCCTTCCTCACCCAGGAGCTGCCTGCCTTCCTGCAACGGTACGGCGTGTCGCGAACCAACAACGCCATCGTGGGGGCCTCTATGGGGGGCAACGCCGCCCTGATGCTGGCCGGACACCATCGCGACCAGTTCAAGTTCGCCGGATCCTTTTCAGGATTCGTGCACCCGACGTTTCCGCTCTGGAGCGAAGCGATGCGCGCTGCCATGTGGGACGAGGGCAACTTCAATGTGGACGACATGTGGGGTCCGGCCGGGGACCCCGCATGGAGCCGCAACGATGCCACTGTGCAGGCAGAATTGCTGCGCGGACTGCCGGTATACGTCTCGACGGGCAATGGCGTGCCTGGTCCGCTCGACCTGCCGTACGGAATCGGCAACACGGTGAACGCGATGAGCCTCGAGGCGATGACGATGGCTGCCGCCCAGATGTTCGGTGATCGAATCGCGGCGTTGGGAATTGCCGCTCGCATCGACATCGTCAACGGAACGCACACCTGGCCCTACTGGCAGCAAGCGCTCGCGACGGCGCGTCCGATGATCCTGGATGCGCTCGGAGCGCACTGACACAACTGTCACTCACGAGGTTTCGGGTCGTAGCAACCAGGCCGGCGCGAGTTGGGTCACAGACACCCCGCGCCGCGATCTCGGCCACTGTCGGCTCTGGCCGTCCAGTTGTCGCGTCACCACTGTGCGCGCATTGCTGCGTACTCCCGTGCCCTGCCGCCGGTGCCGAGGGTGGACGACTTCGCGCGGTACCGCCGCCACTACTACGCCACCGGTCCACGTCGCCGATGAGCGATGACACTCTCCCGAGTGGCGGCAAGCGATGCGATCACCGGATGGCGGGTGAGAGGACGATGTTGGTTGGCGTTCTTTTGGCGCCTGCGGCCCAGCGGTCGGTGTCGATCGCGGCGCTGAGTTGGGCTTGGACGGCACGTATGTGGGCCCTATCGGCCGGGTCAGCGACGAATCTTTCGACGGCGCCTGCGGTTCGCTGTGCGTGTTCGGTGCCGATCCACCTCATCATGAGCAGCGCTTCCTCCCGGCTGTATGGGGCCGTTTCCTCCCCGTCCGCGACTTTCTGCAGAGCAGTCAGTTTTGCCTTGGTAGGGGCGGCCATGTAGTCGTGCACGTACCCCAGTGCGGTGTGGGTGTCGGTTGTGCTGCCGTGCAGAGTGACTGTGCCTGGCATGTGGTGTCGGTAGGAGAGTGCCGCGCGTTCGATCTCGGCGATGGCGGCGGGGGTTTGGGCCGCATTGGTGTAGGCGGCAGCGGCGACGACTGCCGACAGGTTCTTGTCGGCCAGCGAATCGGCCGCACTGTATCGCGTGACTCGGCTGCGGGCCTCCACGGCTCGGTGGACCAGATCGTCGTCGGTGAAACCTGCGCCGCGCAAGGCGGAACTCAGTTGGGAGAGGCTCGCGCCGCGTTGCGTCACCGCCTCCTCGATGGCCGCCGCGGCGCCACGAGCGGTATTGATGCCGCCGCGACCGGCTCGTTCGGCCGCGGTGACGCCGGCACGGGCAGCGTGCACAAGGCTCTGTTTGTCCCGGAAATTGTGTGTGAACAATCCGTCTCGTCCATAGATCGTGGACGAGCCGATCGGGGTGGCTTGGGCTTGCCACAGTTCCCGTTGCGCCCTGTTCTTCATCCTCGAATATGGGTCGAGAGGGTGATCCCGCAGGAACAGCCACGAGGTCAGCGGGCTGGTGTTGATGGAATTGAGTGCGTACATCCCGGCAAGGAGCCCGCCGTGTCCTCCGCCGTGTCCGCCGTGCGGGCTGGTCATGGCGTGCCGGGCACCGGCATAGCCCATTCCCAGGGCGCTACCGCTCGAGCCGTCACGGGCAGAGGTCCCGGCACCTTGGATGGCGAGGCTGAACCTGTTGGTGATCCAGTCGGTGCCGTTGGTGAGATTGGCGCTGAGCCGCCTGAGTTGGACGATGGCGACGACCTCCACGATGGCGCCGAGGACGAGCACGACCATGACTTGGTCATGAGCCTGTGCAAAGAGATTGCCCAGAAACAACGTGTAGACGCCCAGGAAAAGGGTGAAGATCGTCATGCGCGCCGCCGCGACGAAGCTGTCGACGAGATTGCGGACCAGGAAGGTTTGCGTGGGCCCGTAGACGAATCCGCCTGCGGCGAAACCGAATATGGTCATGAACGCGTGATAGATCGCATCCAGCGCGGCCCAGATGACCTTCAATCCCAGATAGGTCCCGAAGCACAGCACGATGGTCCCGCAGGCCAGTAGCACCAGCCCGGAGCCGATCTGCCCCATCCCGGGATGGTCGGCCTCGGCGTAGGCTGCCGAGTCGCCGCAGGTCCGCATGCTGTTCAGCACTCGGGTGTCGTCGCCGGCTCGCACGCCCGCCGACCACGCGGCGCGGCAGTTGGGCGAGTTGTCGACTACATGTCCGAAGTTCCACACTTGCACCGGGTGCCGTGCGAAGTTGTCGGCCATATCGGCCTGCATGGTGGCCACCAGCTGATCGGGATCCGGACGCCGGTGACCGTGCAATCCGGCGGCGACCGAGATACCCAGATTGCGGCCCGTGGCCAGCAGGCCATCCGACGACAGGACGTCGGCCAGCGGCTCCGCCAGCACGATCGGGCCGAGCAGACCCACCCCGATCATCGTCACGACCTGCATCGCCGCCTTGGCGTGATGTCCGCGCACCACGAACCACGCCACGAAGAATCCGCCGATCGAGGCCGCCACCATCAGCACAAGGGGGGTGGCGATCTGTTCGGTGAGGGCATCCGCAACCCCGTTCAACGCGCTGCCGAACGGATCCAGCCACCGGAAGCTCATCGCAAAGCCGATCACCCACACCGTCGAGGTCACCAGAACCATGTATCCGATGAATTCCAGGCCGAGAACCATTGCCACCGCTGTCTCCAACGGATTCAGCAGACTGCCGTGGCCGGTAGCGAAGAGGTAATCGGTCAACGGCACTCCCGACGAGTCCCGGATCTCCATCCAGCTCAGAGCCGAGATCCTCGTCCCACCCGCTCTGGTCGTATTGCTCTGCGCTGTCGCTACCGCACCGATACCGCCTGGAAGAACAAGCAGCGCGAAGGTCAGGGCCAGGAACCATACGACACGGCGACGACAGCGAGTCGCGGTGGCTCGAGCGTGCAGACGCCGGATGACCTTGCGTAGTTGCCACCGAGCAGGATCCCGGAATAGATGTTCCCGTACCATGCAATTGCCTCCGTGGTTGCAGCCCGATGTGCTGAGTCGCACCGTCAGCGCGACTGCGTCGACACTGTGCGCGGTCGCATCGAGGCATTCGGTG
The DNA window shown above is from Nocardia sp. NBC_01730 and carries:
- a CDS encoding MFS transporter, translated to MTTTTPAAIVTSLDDAPVTSFHRRLMYRCAGGPFLDGYVLSIVSVAVAGMTDDLHLSVFMLSAIGAAALVGILVGAAVFGPITDKIGREVMYILDVVVLVGASLLSAFAATSWQVLVLRFVIGLAIGADYPIATSLLAEWLPRQKRGRMLGALIVFWYIGATAAYVVGLAIIHFGGDNLWRWILVSSAIPGVVVLLMRIGTPESPRWLVQRDRKDAARQVISKVFGDTVDADAAVATEVIAAGNPEQRASLRTVFQGRNLRRITFCGLFFLCQVTPLFAIYTFGPVILEAFGLNEGVMAYVGSALISLLFLIGCVPALRWVDSWGRRPLIVWSFGLMAIPLAVLGIAPTAPIVVIVTCFCLYALFSGGPNVLDWTYPSELFPTEVRATAIGISTGISRIGAAVGTFLLPVSLDEIGVGPTMLIGAGLTVVGFVACLAWAEETKDTNLGDTVPAPAA
- a CDS encoding alpha/beta hydrolase; this encodes MAARSGDQRVIRGWLWKTGAVIATAVLVPSIGVAVATAAPIYAPILRAPVGGFEELFVPSSMGPIKVQVQWAARGGSAALYVLDGLRAPADHSQWTTDTDALRQFAGDNVTLVFPVGGRSSFYTDWYRPSSTNRQASTYKWEAFLTQELPAFLQRYGVSRTNNAIVGASMGGNAALMLAGHHRDQFKFAGSFSGFVHPTFPLWSEAMRAAMWDEGNFNVDDMWGPAGDPAWSRNDATVQAELLRGLPVYVSTGNGVPGPLDLPYGIGNTVNAMSLEAMTMAAAQMFGDRIAALGIAARIDIVNGTHTWPYWQQALATARPMILDALGAH